In Halorhabdus tiamatea SARL4B, a genomic segment contains:
- a CDS encoding HAD family hydrolase has product MSTAIYFDLDGTLLTLEVPYDDIVEGVLSEYVADPAAATERFLATFGERFDALDPEPYRAGMAAVCEHEDIEADADPDVLVDALREAECERTQVSDDARASLDALGAENELGVLTDGVAAFQRAKLEHHDLLDYFETVIASYDVGAHKPDAAMFERAREAIDAEEYVMVGDSDKDIDGARAAGFVPVRVERGEDVPDFWTTLRALA; this is encoded by the coding sequence ATGTCGACGGCGATCTACTTCGATCTCGATGGCACCCTGCTCACGCTCGAAGTGCCATACGATGATATCGTCGAGGGCGTTCTGAGCGAGTACGTCGCCGATCCGGCCGCCGCAACCGAGCGCTTCCTTGCGACGTTCGGCGAGCGCTTCGACGCGCTCGACCCCGAGCCCTACCGGGCCGGGATGGCGGCCGTCTGTGAGCACGAGGACATCGAGGCCGACGCCGATCCGGACGTGTTGGTCGACGCCCTCCGGGAGGCCGAGTGTGAGCGCACGCAGGTCAGCGACGATGCTCGCGCAAGCCTCGACGCCCTCGGTGCCGAGAACGAACTGGGTGTGCTGACCGACGGCGTCGCCGCGTTCCAGCGCGCGAAACTCGAACACCACGACCTGCTCGATTACTTCGAGACCGTCATCGCCTCCTACGACGTCGGTGCGCACAAGCCCGACGCGGCGATGTTCGAGCGGGCGCGTGAGGCGATCGACGCCGAGGAGTACGTCATGGTCGGTGATAGCGACAAGGACATCGACGGAGCGCGGGCGGCCGGGTTCGTCCCGGTTCGCGTCGAACGCGGCGAGGACGTGCCGGACTTCTGGACGACACTGCGGGCGCTGGCTTGA
- a CDS encoding nucleotidyltransferase domain-containing protein: protein MSDNTKQGIKACIDVRLGSDVDVFRIGAADQILRLLADAHETEFTIAELVDVTGAARSTVWRAVDLLDSIGVVRIRETPQRNYVAIDPERLQKDDPILAIEQPVFQAPVRAFVHRVRESVEEADAIEGLVGIVVFGSVARGTADRGSDIDLFVVVDGDRTTARRLVTDVVGDLRGQRFDGDRFDFEPYVESAASAKRAREKLQEVFEEGLTVYGDDQLQSIRKAVFADE from the coding sequence GTGTCCGATAATACAAAACAAGGAATAAAGGCCTGCATCGATGTCCGTCTAGGGAGCGACGTCGACGTCTTCCGCATCGGGGCGGCTGACCAGATACTCCGTCTGCTTGCGGACGCTCACGAGACGGAATTCACGATCGCCGAGCTCGTCGACGTGACCGGGGCCGCCCGATCGACCGTCTGGCGGGCCGTCGATCTCCTCGACAGTATCGGCGTCGTTCGCATCAGAGAGACGCCACAGCGGAACTACGTCGCCATCGACCCGGAGCGGCTCCAAAAAGACGACCCGATTCTCGCCATCGAACAGCCTGTGTTCCAGGCCCCGGTGCGAGCCTTCGTCCACCGGGTCCGAGAGTCGGTCGAGGAAGCCGACGCCATCGAGGGTTTGGTGGGGATCGTCGTCTTCGGGAGTGTCGCCCGGGGGACCGCCGACAGAGGGAGTGACATCGACCTGTTCGTCGTCGTCGATGGTGATCGAACGACGGCGAGACGGCTCGTGACCGACGTTGTCGGCGACCTCCGTGGGCAGCGCTTCGACGGCGATCGGTTCGACTTCGAGCCGTACGTCGAATCGGCCGCGAGTGCGAAGCGGGCCAGGGAAAAACTGCAGGAAGTCTTCGAAGAGGGACTCACCGTCTACGGTGACGATCAGCTGCAGTCCATCCGCAAGGCGGTGTTCGCCGATGAGTAG
- a CDS encoding magnesium transporter: protein MTVRETAVRAYREGLPALSASLVGGLLAGVVLGGMRAELTAIDGLLVLVPALLATRGNVYGSLGARIATALHQGFLEPRVREADDRLLRAVAAAIANGLLASVFAAVVATAALTWLARPAAGLPALVAVAAISGLLSGIALATTVVVVVFAGFRRGYNPDTLVGPLVTTAGDVFGMAALLIAARLVIWGVG from the coding sequence ATGACTGTCCGCGAGACCGCCGTCCGGGCTTACAGGGAGGGCCTGCCGGCGCTGTCGGCCAGCCTCGTCGGTGGCCTCCTCGCGGGCGTCGTCCTCGGCGGGATGCGGGCGGAACTGACTGCGATCGATGGGTTACTCGTCCTGGTGCCGGCGTTGCTCGCCACCCGGGGCAACGTCTACGGCTCGCTGGGCGCGCGGATCGCGACGGCACTCCACCAGGGGTTTCTCGAACCTCGCGTGCGTGAAGCCGACGATCGACTCCTTCGAGCAGTGGCAGCGGCGATCGCCAACGGGCTGCTCGCCAGTGTCTTCGCGGCGGTCGTCGCGACGGCGGCACTCACCTGGCTGGCTCGGCCCGCCGCCGGACTCCCGGCCCTCGTGGCTGTCGCCGCCATCTCCGGGTTACTCTCCGGGATCGCGCTGGCGACGACTGTCGTGGTCGTCGTCTTCGCGGGCTTCCGTCGGGGGTACAACCCCGACACGCTGGTCGGCCCGCTGGTGACGACTGCGGGCGATGTCTTCGGAATGGCGGCCCTGCTGATCGCCGCCAGGCTCGTCATCTGGGGGGTGGGGTGA
- a CDS encoding cytochrome d ubiquinol oxidase subunit II, with protein MIKPLLLPVETYLVPSLPEVWFGVVMFALTMYVVLDGFDFGIGMLYATRDDEADRETMLAAFGPIWDANEVWLIAFGTMTLAAFPDVYSRLLADNYLIALGFVLALLFRGLGPEMREQREDESWRRACDRSFVGGSVLAPFLFGVLAGSWVFSVGAISLPAILTGVGLVAVSAVTGAAFLAAKTGPALAGEMRDLGVLATLAYLGGVVVLLAVVIYTDAGNAAGTILSIPGIAIVGLSVVAGVSGIVLALRDRYRAWLGFALALPVLLSLLVALLLYPTIYPATGLTVSDAVVSPLALNLTTVLGFPVLVIVLWYFKFLYGVFSGPIEAEGYGA; from the coding sequence ATGATTAAGCCCCTCCTGTTGCCGGTCGAGACCTATCTCGTTCCATCGCTGCCGGAAGTCTGGTTCGGCGTCGTCATGTTCGCGCTGACAATGTACGTGGTCCTCGACGGCTTCGACTTCGGGATCGGGATGCTGTACGCGACCCGCGACGACGAGGCTGATCGGGAGACGATGCTCGCCGCGTTCGGGCCGATCTGGGACGCCAACGAGGTGTGGCTGATCGCCTTCGGGACGATGACCCTCGCCGCGTTCCCGGATGTCTACTCCCGACTGCTGGCGGACAATTACCTGATCGCGCTCGGGTTCGTGCTGGCGCTGCTGTTCCGGGGCCTCGGTCCGGAGATGCGCGAACAGCGCGAGGACGAGTCCTGGAGGCGGGCGTGTGACCGCTCCTTCGTCGGCGGGAGTGTGCTCGCGCCGTTCCTCTTCGGCGTGCTGGCCGGCTCCTGGGTGTTCAGCGTGGGAGCGATCTCGCTGCCCGCGATCCTGACCGGCGTCGGCCTGGTGGCCGTCTCGGCGGTCACCGGCGCGGCCTTTCTGGCTGCGAAGACCGGGCCTGCTCTCGCCGGCGAGATGCGCGACCTCGGCGTCCTCGCGACGCTCGCGTACCTCGGCGGCGTGGTGGTTCTGCTCGCAGTCGTCATCTACACCGACGCCGGCAATGCTGCCGGGACGATCCTCTCGATTCCCGGGATCGCCATCGTCGGGCTCTCCGTGGTCGCGGGCGTGAGTGGGATCGTCCTCGCGCTCCGTGATCGCTATCGGGCGTGGCTCGGGTTCGCGCTCGCCCTCCCCGTGCTGTTGAGTCTACTCGTCGCGCTCCTGCTGTATCCGACGATCTACCCGGCGACCGGCCTCACCGTGAGTGACGCCGTGGTCTCGCCACTCGCGCTCAATCTCACGACCGTCCTCGGGTTCCCCGTCCTCGTCATCGTGCTGTGGTACTTCAAGTTCCTCTATGGCGTCTTCAGCGGGCCGATCGAGGCCGAGGGCTACGGCGCGTAG
- a CDS encoding magnesium transporter — MLPVLLVLTTIEIGSGLVLESFEAELLAYPSLLILVPVTIGTAGNLGSILAARLSTAFHLGTLSFAVDDDRLLGNAVATVALALTVFPVIGVGAWGLGVLTGGPSLPVTTVLAVAVTSGAVLSVLAVAVTVVATYVAYRLELDPDDVVIPVVTNVCDVLGVVVLFVVVQVLV, encoded by the coding sequence ATGTTGCCCGTCTTGCTCGTGTTGACCACGATCGAGATCGGCAGCGGACTCGTTCTGGAGAGCTTCGAGGCCGAGCTGCTGGCCTATCCGTCGCTGCTGATCCTCGTTCCCGTCACGATCGGGACGGCGGGCAACCTCGGCAGTATCCTCGCTGCCCGGCTCTCGACGGCGTTTCACCTCGGGACGCTCTCCTTCGCCGTCGACGACGATCGATTGCTGGGCAACGCCGTTGCCACGGTCGCGCTCGCGCTGACGGTGTTTCCCGTGATCGGCGTCGGTGCCTGGGGGCTGGGCGTCCTCACTGGCGGCCCCTCGCTCCCGGTGACGACGGTGCTGGCTGTTGCCGTCACCAGCGGCGCGGTGCTGTCGGTGCTGGCCGTCGCGGTGACCGTCGTGGCGACGTACGTCGCCTACCGGCTCGAACTCGACCCCGACGACGTGGTGATCCCCGTCGTCACGAACGTCTGTGACGTGCTGGGGGTGGTGGTGCTGTTCGTCGTCGTGCAGGTGCTGGTGTGA
- a CDS encoding NAD(P)/FAD-dependent oxidoreductase translates to MTDEIEHRRLIIAGSGTAGLTAAIYAGRANNEPLVLEGDEPGGQLTLTTDVANFPGFPEGINGTELINRMKEQAKQFGADVETGFVESIDDDTRPFRVELSDGTVYTCDAFIAASGASARTLGIPGEGDLMGYGVSTCATCDGAFFRDEDMLVIGGGDAAMEEASFLTKFADTVYIAHRREAFRAEDYWVDRITEHVDSGDVEIMRNTEATEIHGSREEGIDHVSLIRHPDGHPKEKLDTEQAEEVEHFEHDVGAVFLAIGHTPNTGYLEDTDVELDETGYIRTVGGHGGGQTETAVPGVFGAGDVVDYHYQQAVTAAGMGSQAALDADDYLDDLEPAETPAAGVAETDD, encoded by the coding sequence ATGACTGACGAAATCGAACACCGTCGACTCATCATCGCCGGATCGGGGACCGCGGGGCTGACGGCTGCGATCTATGCCGGCCGCGCGAACAACGAGCCGCTCGTCCTGGAGGGCGACGAACCCGGCGGCCAGCTCACGCTGACGACCGACGTCGCGAACTTCCCCGGCTTCCCGGAGGGGATCAACGGCACGGAGCTGATCAACCGAATGAAGGAACAGGCCAAACAGTTCGGCGCGGACGTCGAGACGGGTTTCGTCGAGTCGATCGACGACGACACGCGACCGTTTCGGGTCGAACTGTCCGACGGCACGGTCTACACCTGCGACGCCTTTATCGCCGCCAGCGGGGCGAGCGCGCGCACGCTCGGCATCCCCGGCGAAGGCGACCTCATGGGCTACGGCGTCTCGACGTGTGCGACCTGCGACGGCGCGTTCTTCCGCGACGAGGACATGCTCGTCATCGGCGGGGGCGACGCCGCCATGGAGGAGGCTTCCTTCCTGACGAAGTTCGCCGACACGGTCTACATCGCCCACCGCCGCGAGGCGTTCCGCGCCGAGGACTACTGGGTCGACCGGATCACCGAACACGTCGATTCGGGCGACGTCGAGATCATGCGCAACACCGAGGCGACCGAGATCCACGGCTCTCGCGAGGAGGGCATCGATCACGTCTCGCTGATCCGCCATCCGGACGGCCACCCAAAAGAGAAACTGGACACCGAGCAGGCCGAGGAAGTCGAGCACTTCGAGCACGACGTCGGCGCGGTCTTCCTCGCGATCGGCCACACGCCCAACACCGGGTATCTCGAAGACACCGACGTCGAACTCGACGAGACGGGCTACATCCGAACCGTGGGCGGCCACGGCGGCGGCCAGACCGAGACGGCCGTCCCTGGGGTCTTCGGGGCGGGCGACGTCGTCGACTACCACTACCAGCAGGCCGTCACGGCCGCCGGGATGGGCAGCCAGGCCGCCCTGGACGCCGACGACTATCTGGACGACCTCGAACCGGCCGAGACGCCTGCGGCCGGCGTCGCCGAGACTGACGACTGA
- a CDS encoding NAD(P)/FAD-dependent oxidoreductase gives MTDDIVIVGGGTGGTIMANRLTERLGPAIEAGDVTVTVINDGEYQYYKPAYLYVPFGKKSVEEAKRPIADLLDRRADFRDGRVTELDTDGKTVALDDGDDLTYDHLVLATGANLAPEKVPGLAEGGHHFYSPEGAQALREELADFEGGHLVLSVIGVPHMCPAAPLEFVFMADDWLRKRGLREDVEITYTYPIQRAHGLEEIAEWATPKLEERDINVETFFNVDSVDPDDQVLETMEGNEMDYDLLVGIVPHEGSELVSDAGLGDDGWVAVDNHTLEAEDAEDVYAIGDVADVPTSKAGSVAHYESTTIADRIASRVRGETPTAAYDGKTICFIETGMDEATFVDFDYQSGPTMREPSAPVHWAKLGYNEAYWLTARGLM, from the coding sequence ATGACCGACGACATCGTCATCGTCGGCGGTGGGACCGGCGGAACCATCATGGCGAATCGGCTGACCGAACGGCTCGGCCCGGCAATCGAGGCCGGCGACGTCACCGTCACGGTGATCAACGACGGCGAGTACCAGTACTACAAGCCGGCCTATCTGTACGTCCCCTTCGGCAAGAAGAGCGTCGAGGAGGCAAAGCGACCGATCGCGGACCTCCTCGATCGCCGGGCGGACTTCCGGGACGGCCGCGTGACCGAACTCGATACCGACGGGAAGACAGTCGCCCTGGACGACGGCGACGACCTCACCTACGACCATCTCGTGCTCGCGACGGGGGCGAACCTCGCGCCCGAGAAGGTGCCGGGTCTCGCCGAAGGCGGTCACCACTTCTACAGTCCCGAGGGGGCACAGGCCCTCCGGGAGGAACTGGCCGACTTCGAGGGGGGGCATCTCGTCCTGTCGGTCATCGGTGTGCCGCACATGTGTCCGGCCGCCCCACTGGAGTTCGTCTTCATGGCCGACGACTGGCTGCGCAAGCGCGGGCTCCGTGAGGACGTCGAGATCACCTACACCTACCCGATCCAGCGCGCCCACGGCCTCGAAGAGATCGCCGAGTGGGCGACGCCGAAACTCGAGGAGCGCGACATCAACGTCGAGACGTTCTTCAACGTCGACTCGGTCGATCCCGACGACCAGGTCTTAGAGACCATGGAAGGCAACGAAATGGACTACGACCTGCTGGTCGGGATCGTCCCCCACGAGGGCAGTGAGCTCGTCAGCGACGCCGGACTGGGCGACGACGGCTGGGTCGCCGTCGACAACCACACGCTCGAAGCCGAAGACGCCGAGGACGTCTACGCCATCGGCGACGTCGCGGACGTCCCGACGAGTAAGGCCGGCAGCGTCGCCCACTACGAGTCGACGACGATCGCCGACCGGATCGCGAGCCGCGTCCGCGGCGAGACGCCGACGGCAGCCTACGACGGCAAGACGATCTGCTTCATCGAGACCGGAATGGACGAGGCGACGTTCGTCGACTTCGACTACCAGAGCGGACCGACGATGCGTGAACCGTCTGCGCCCGTCCACTGGGCGAAGCTGGGCTACAACGAGGCCTACTGGCTGACCGCCAGAGGCCTGATGTGA
- a CDS encoding cytochrome ubiquinol oxidase subunit I, translating to MQPATQLLDGALGVGTALDGTVLFLPVDLASRAQFGWTISVHILFAALSIGLAPFIIYFTWKDVRTGSERYARLRSFWLKVFAVGFVMGTVTGIPMSFQFGTNFPGFSALAGELIGGPLAFEAKMAFFLEAVFLGILLFGREKVSDRTYFLSSVLTGFGAWLSGFWILVVNAWMQTPQGYEMITRNGMEVAKLTDPIAAFFTPRMTWMYVHMINASVISVALLVGGVAAYIVWKKRDAKAWSTALKIAVLILIVAAPLQAVHGDAYGRHVEDTQPQKFAAMEGHYETGTADLHLFAIPTDFDAFMHPSDENLFAISLPRVGSFLASGGDFDAVVQGLDEYEQNPPVPLVFWSFRLMVGLGFLFIGLAFWGGYLVYRDRLTASSRYLKAMIAASPLGYAALLTGWYVTEIGRQPWVVQDVLKTGEAVSSTLTSAEATASLLAFVVIYIGLILAALYTLRWLIEGELDELGVEKSSNGHWYGPLPGVTSDD from the coding sequence ATGCAGCCAGCCACTCAACTCCTCGACGGCGCGCTCGGCGTGGGGACGGCGCTGGATGGGACAGTCCTGTTCCTGCCAGTGGATCTCGCGAGCAGGGCCCAGTTCGGGTGGACGATCAGCGTCCACATCCTGTTTGCGGCCCTCTCGATCGGGCTCGCGCCGTTCATCATATACTTCACGTGGAAAGACGTCAGGACCGGCAGCGAACGCTACGCCAGGTTGCGATCGTTCTGGCTGAAAGTCTTCGCCGTCGGGTTCGTGATGGGGACCGTAACGGGAATCCCCATGAGCTTCCAGTTCGGGACGAATTTCCCGGGTTTTTCGGCACTCGCCGGCGAGTTGATCGGCGGGCCGCTGGCCTTCGAGGCGAAGATGGCCTTTTTCCTCGAGGCCGTCTTCCTCGGGATATTGCTGTTCGGCCGCGAGAAGGTGAGCGATCGGACCTATTTCCTCTCGTCGGTCCTGACGGGCTTCGGGGCGTGGCTCTCGGGCTTCTGGATCCTCGTGGTCAACGCCTGGATGCAGACCCCCCAGGGCTACGAGATGATTACCCGAAACGGCATGGAAGTCGCCAAACTGACCGACCCCATCGCCGCGTTCTTCACCCCGCGAATGACGTGGATGTACGTCCACATGATCAACGCGTCGGTGATCTCGGTGGCGCTGCTGGTCGGCGGCGTCGCCGCCTACATCGTCTGGAAGAAACGCGACGCGAAAGCATGGAGCACGGCGCTGAAGATCGCCGTCCTCATCCTGATCGTCGCCGCGCCGCTGCAGGCCGTCCACGGCGACGCCTACGGTCGCCACGTCGAGGACACCCAACCCCAGAAGTTCGCCGCGATGGAGGGTCACTACGAGACGGGGACCGCCGACCTCCACCTCTTTGCGATCCCGACGGACTTCGACGCGTTCATGCACCCCAGCGACGAGAACCTCTTCGCGATCAGTCTCCCGAGAGTCGGTTCGTTCCTCGCGAGTGGGGGAGACTTCGACGCGGTCGTACAGGGGCTCGACGAGTACGAGCAGAACCCGCCGGTCCCGCTCGTGTTCTGGTCGTTCCGACTCATGGTCGGCCTCGGGTTCCTGTTCATCGGGTTGGCCTTCTGGGGCGGGTATCTCGTCTACCGCGACCGATTGACAGCGAGCAGCCGGTACCTGAAGGCGATGATCGCCGCCTCACCGCTCGGGTACGCTGCGTTGCTCACGGGGTGGTACGTCACGGAGATCGGTCGCCAGCCCTGGGTCGTCCAGGACGTGCTCAAGACGGGTGAAGCCGTCTCCTCGACGCTGACCTCGGCGGAGGCGACCGCGAGCCTGCTCGCGTTCGTCGTCATCTACATCGGGTTGATACTGGCTGCGCTGTACACCCTCCGGTGGTTGATCGAGGGCGAACTCGACGAACTCGGCGTCGAGAAGTCCTCGAACGGGCACTGGTACGGCCCGCTTCCGGGGGTGACCAGTGATGATTAA
- a CDS encoding 23S rRNA (uridine(2552)-2'-O)-methyltransferase, with protein MSGKDKYYNRAKQQGYRARSAFKLRQLDETADLLGAERTVVDLGAAPGGWLQVAAERLGDGGRVVGVDRQRIDPLEDTDVPVETIRGDITDESTVEAITDAVGEANLVLSDMAPNVTGEYDLDHARSVHLARQAFEVALDVLGAGGDLVVKVFDGRDLEDLKADIEDEFEYVREVRPDASRDASSELYLVAKHRLTAPVREGDEIEVEIVDTGEEGDGIAKVEGFTLFVSGVEAGETVTVRVDDVKPQFGFAHPVQ; from the coding sequence ATGAGCGGGAAGGACAAGTACTACAACCGGGCGAAACAGCAGGGCTATCGCGCCCGTTCGGCGTTCAAACTCCGGCAACTCGACGAGACGGCCGACCTGCTTGGCGCGGAGCGGACCGTCGTCGACCTGGGCGCGGCCCCCGGCGGGTGGCTCCAGGTCGCCGCCGAGCGCCTCGGCGACGGCGGTCGCGTCGTCGGTGTCGACCGCCAGCGCATCGACCCGCTCGAGGACACCGACGTCCCGGTCGAGACGATCCGCGGCGACATCACCGACGAATCGACGGTCGAAGCCATCACCGACGCCGTTGGCGAGGCCAACCTCGTGCTCTCGGACATGGCCCCGAACGTCACCGGCGAGTACGACCTCGACCACGCCCGCTCGGTCCACCTGGCCCGCCAGGCCTTCGAGGTCGCGCTGGACGTGCTCGGGGCCGGCGGCGACCTCGTCGTGAAGGTCTTCGACGGTCGTGACCTGGAGGACTTAAAAGCAGACATCGAAGACGAGTTCGAGTACGTCCGGGAGGTCCGGCCAGACGCCTCGCGGGACGCCTCCTCGGAACTCTACCTGGTCGCCAAACACCGCCTGACCGCGCCAGTCCGGGAGGGCGATGAGATCGAGGTCGAGATCGTCGATACCGGCGAGGAGGGCGACGGCATCGCGAAGGTCGAGGGATTCACACTGTTCGTCTCCGGCGTCGAGGCGGGCGAGACGGTGACGGTCCGCGTCGACGACGTCAAGCCCCAGTTCGGGTTCGCTCACCCCGTTCAGTAA
- the msrA gene encoding peptide-methionine (S)-S-oxide reductase MsrA, translated as MEFATFGGGCFWCTEAAMKELDGVASVTSGYAGGHAENPSYRAVCSGDTGHAEVVQVEYDPDVITYDELLEVFFATHDPTQLNRQGPDVGTQYRSIVLYHDDAQRETAAAYIEALDAEYDDEVVTELTDLETFYRAEEKHQDYFEKNPSDAYCQMHAAPKVETVRERFEEMVRAD; from the coding sequence ATGGAATTCGCGACGTTCGGCGGCGGGTGTTTCTGGTGTACCGAGGCAGCGATGAAGGAGCTCGACGGCGTCGCCTCGGTGACGTCCGGGTATGCCGGCGGGCACGCCGAGAACCCCAGCTACCGGGCAGTCTGTTCGGGCGACACCGGCCATGCCGAGGTGGTGCAGGTCGAGTACGACCCCGACGTGATCACGTACGACGAGTTGCTGGAGGTGTTCTTCGCCACGCACGACCCGACGCAACTCAACCGCCAGGGCCCCGACGTGGGCACGCAGTATCGCTCGATCGTCCTCTATCACGACGATGCCCAGCGCGAGACGGCCGCCGCCTACATCGAGGCGCTGGACGCGGAGTACGACGACGAGGTCGTGACGGAACTCACCGACCTGGAAACGTTCTACCGTGCCGAGGAGAAACATCAGGACTATTTCGAGAAGAATCCATCCGACGCCTACTGTCAGATGCACGCCGCGCCGAAGGTCGAGACGGTGCGTGAACGGTTCGAGGAAATGGTCCGGGCAGACTGA
- a CDS encoding sulfurtransferase TusA family protein: MSDTPTPDVEIDSRNAACPGPLMDLIGKVKDVESGTVIELLTTDEGSKNDVPDWLEEAGHELLSIEEEDDYWAIYVETA, translated from the coding sequence ATGAGTGACACACCGACCCCCGACGTCGAGATAGACTCGCGCAACGCAGCCTGCCCCGGCCCGCTGATGGACCTCATCGGCAAGGTCAAAGACGTCGAGTCCGGGACCGTCATCGAACTCCTCACGACCGACGAGGGCTCGAAGAACGACGTCCCCGACTGGCTCGAGGAGGCAGGCCACGAACTACTGAGCATCGAGGAGGAAGACGACTACTGGGCGATCTACGTCGAGACAGCATGA
- the hisE gene encoding phosphoribosyl-ATP diphosphatase, translating to MTDQAILDELFAVIEDRKETLPEDSYTADLFTHEKGENAVLEKLGEESTELLLAAKDDDREEIAHESADFVYHLLVLLAMKGMDLKDLRAALRERR from the coding sequence ATGACCGACCAAGCCATACTCGACGAACTGTTCGCGGTGATCGAGGACCGCAAGGAAACGCTTCCCGAGGACTCCTACACGGCCGACCTGTTCACCCACGAGAAGGGCGAGAACGCCGTCCTGGAGAAGCTGGGCGAGGAGTCGACGGAACTGTTGCTCGCCGCCAAGGACGACGACCGCGAGGAGATTGCCCACGAGAGCGCCGACTTCGTCTATCACCTGCTGGTGCTGCTGGCTATGAAAGGCATGGATCTTAAAGATCTGCGGGCGGCGTTGCGGGAACGGCGGTAG
- a CDS encoding DsrE/DsrF/DrsH-like family protein translates to MTGYAVVLASGELERVQAVSMISSIAASSDTPVEVFVTMNGLSAFEKDRIENGDFQVAGPAGEAMLAGDGDEVPLYTEQLERAKGIGPLQVYACEMVMDVMGTDLDDYVDIFDDTLGVAGFLSHATDKQVIFV, encoded by the coding sequence ATGACAGGCTATGCAGTCGTCCTCGCGTCCGGCGAACTAGAGCGCGTACAGGCAGTCAGTATGATCAGCTCGATCGCGGCGTCCTCGGACACCCCGGTAGAAGTGTTCGTGACGATGAACGGTCTTTCGGCTTTCGAGAAAGACCGAATCGAGAACGGCGACTTCCAGGTCGCCGGCCCGGCCGGCGAAGCGATGCTCGCGGGTGACGGCGACGAGGTGCCGCTGTACACCGAACAGCTCGAGCGCGCGAAGGGTATCGGCCCGCTTCAGGTCTACGCCTGTGAGATGGTGATGGACGTCATGGGCACCGACCTCGACGATTACGTCGATATCTTCGACGACACACTGGGCGTCGCCGGCTTCCTGAGCCATGCGACAGACAAACAAGTGATCTTCGTCTAA
- a CDS encoding DUF1641 domain-containing protein, with product MVDVSDSADEPTDDTAESTGDATGAGVDQSTDLESLIEDNPEAVARFLDRLDLVNDLLDATAVATSAMDDEMVQSLSGTGTNLAMAADGMATEETVHLGETVGENADELAEGVEKVAELQRTGTLDDLLEMAELASLLRGAADDEMIMSLASTGTRVGELADTATDEDVARGLDDVLTALGEASSEEPDELGVLGLMKATRDPDVKAGLGVIIALARALGQQTRERPEA from the coding sequence GTGGTCGACGTGAGCGACTCTGCGGACGAGCCGACGGACGACACGGCCGAGTCGACGGGCGACGCGACAGGCGCTGGGGTCGACCAGTCGACCGACCTCGAATCGCTGATCGAGGACAACCCCGAGGCGGTCGCCCGGTTCCTCGACCGACTCGATCTGGTCAACGACCTGCTCGACGCGACGGCGGTCGCGACCTCGGCGATGGACGACGAGATGGTCCAGTCGCTGTCGGGTACGGGGACGAACCTCGCGATGGCCGCCGACGGGATGGCGACCGAGGAGACCGTCCACTTGGGCGAGACGGTCGGCGAGAACGCCGACGAACTCGCCGAAGGCGTCGAGAAGGTCGCCGAACTCCAGCGGACGGGCACCCTCGATGACCTGCTGGAGATGGCCGAACTCGCCTCGTTGCTTCGGGGCGCGGCCGACGACGAGATGATCATGTCACTGGCCTCGACCGGCACACGTGTGGGCGAACTCGCCGACACGGCGACCGACGAGGACGTCGCGCGTGGACTCGACGACGTGCTGACGGCCCTCGGTGAGGCGAGCAGCGAGGAACCCGACGAACTCGGTGTCCTCGGCCTGATGAAGGCCACCCGTGACCCCGACGTCAAGGCCGGGCTGGGCGTGATCATCGCGCTCGCCCGGGCGCTCGGTCAGCAGACTCGCGAGCGCCCAGAGGCCTGA